A stretch of the Serratia marcescens genome encodes the following:
- the rmuC gene encoding DNA recombination protein RmuC, giving the protein MDTSLIYGIGGVTIGMLLGWLIASLRVQQTNAQHETELRLLEQALQQAQQETAARQEVLQRHEQQLRQSELELRNLHSQLAAGHEKLQQLNHWRNECELLNQELRAQREVNSAQEAELREVTIRLEETRMAAEEKQRLLINSEQRLTTQFENLANRIFEHSGRKVDEQNKQSLDRLLLPLREQLDGFRRQVQDSFGQEARERHTLTHEIRNLQQLNAQMAREAINLTKALKGDNKTQGNWGEVVLSRVLEASGLREGHEYETQVNVRVDHQSRMQPDVIVRLPQGKDVVIDAKMSLIAYERYFNGEDEVEREAALSEHIASLRGHIRMLGRKDYQQLPGLRSLDYVLMFIPVEPAFLLAIDREPELISEALKHNIMLVSPTTLLVALRTITNLWRYEHQSQNAQRIADRAAKLYDKMRLFVDDMSALGQSLDKAQGSYRQAMNKLSEGRGNLIGQIEGFRALGVEVKRPINPLLAQQAGAQHDEAEEANDDDVAALPQTKDDDDTAGEPGFVSHG; this is encoded by the coding sequence GTGGATACCAGTCTGATTTATGGGATTGGCGGCGTAACGATCGGCATGCTGTTGGGGTGGTTGATCGCCAGTCTGCGGGTGCAACAGACGAATGCGCAGCATGAAACCGAACTGCGGTTGCTGGAGCAAGCGTTGCAGCAGGCGCAGCAGGAAACGGCGGCGCGGCAGGAGGTTCTGCAGCGCCACGAGCAGCAACTGCGGCAGAGCGAGCTGGAGCTGCGTAACCTGCACAGCCAGCTGGCGGCCGGGCATGAAAAGCTTCAACAGCTCAACCATTGGCGCAACGAATGCGAATTGCTCAACCAGGAGCTGCGCGCCCAGCGCGAGGTTAACAGCGCGCAGGAGGCTGAGCTGCGCGAAGTCACCATCCGTCTGGAAGAGACGCGCATGGCGGCGGAGGAGAAGCAGCGCCTGCTTATCAACAGCGAACAACGCCTCACCACCCAGTTTGAAAACCTCGCCAACCGCATTTTTGAACACAGCGGCCGCAAGGTGGACGAGCAAAATAAGCAAAGCTTGGATCGGTTGCTGCTGCCGCTGCGTGAACAGCTGGACGGTTTCCGCCGTCAGGTGCAGGACAGCTTTGGTCAGGAGGCGCGGGAACGTCACACGCTGACGCACGAAATACGTAATCTGCAGCAGTTGAACGCACAGATGGCGCGCGAGGCCATTAACCTCACCAAGGCGCTTAAAGGCGACAACAAAACGCAGGGCAACTGGGGCGAAGTGGTGCTGAGCCGGGTGCTGGAGGCCTCCGGCCTGCGCGAAGGGCACGAGTATGAAACGCAGGTCAACGTGCGGGTGGATCACCAGAGCCGCATGCAGCCCGATGTGATCGTGCGCCTGCCGCAGGGCAAGGACGTGGTGATCGACGCCAAGATGTCGCTGATCGCCTACGAGCGCTATTTCAACGGTGAAGACGAGGTGGAGCGCGAAGCGGCGCTGAGCGAACACATCGCCTCGCTGCGTGGCCACATTCGCATGCTGGGCCGCAAGGACTATCAGCAGCTGCCGGGGCTGCGCTCGCTGGATTATGTGCTGATGTTCATTCCGGTCGAGCCTGCCTTCCTGCTGGCTATCGATCGCGAGCCGGAGCTGATCAGCGAAGCGCTCAAGCACAACATCATGCTGGTCAGCCCGACCACGTTGCTGGTGGCGCTGCGCACTATCACCAACCTGTGGCGCTATGAGCATCAAAGCCAGAACGCCCAGCGCATCGCCGATCGCGCGGCGAAACTGTATGACAAGATGCGGCTGTTCGTGGACGATATGTCCGCGCTGGGGCAGAGCCTGGACAAAGCGCAGGGCAGTTATCGTCAGGCGATGAACAAACTGAGCGAAGGCCGTGGTAACCTTATCGGCCAAATTGAAGGTTTCCGCGCGTTGGGGGTTGAGGTCAAACGGCCGATCAACCCGCTGCTGGCGCAGCAAGCCGGCGCGCAACACGATGAAGCGGAAGAGGCGAACGACGATGATGTCGCCGCGCTGCCGCAGACGAAAGACGATGACGATACCGCCGGGGAACCGGGCTTCGTTTCGCACGGCTGA
- the ubiB gene encoding ubiquinone biosynthesis regulatory protein kinase UbiB encodes MTPGELRRLYFIVRVFLSYGLDELIPKMRLTLPLRFGRRLLFWMPNRHKDKPLGERLRLALQELGPVWIKFGQMMSTRRDLFPPQIADQLTLLQDRVAPFDGALARKHIELAMGGPLETWFDDFDQQPLASASIAQVHTARLKTTGQEVVLKVIRPDIGPIIKADVRLMYRLAGWVPKLLPDGRRLRPREVVREYEKTLLDELNLLREAANAIQLRRNFDGSPMLYVPEVYSDYCRESVLVMERIYGIPVSDIATLEQQGTNMKLLAERGVQVFFTQVFRDSFFHADMHPGNIFVSYEHPEDPCYIGIDCGIVGSLNKDDKRYLAENFIAFFNRDYRKVAELHVDSGWVPRDTNVEDFEFAIRTVCEPIFEKPLAEISFGNVLLNLFNTARRFNMEVQPQLVLLQKTLLYVEGLGRQLYPQLDLWTTAKPFLESWLRDQVGIPAVVRALKEKAPFWAEKLPELPELFYDSLQQHKLLQQSVDKLTNQMQAQRVRQGQSRYLFGVGATLLVSGTLLLLGQIEVFPAWMMAAGIVCWVIGWKRTT; translated from the coding sequence ATGACCCCAGGCGAACTGCGCCGTTTGTATTTTATCGTCCGCGTTTTTCTCAGCTATGGGCTGGACGAACTGATCCCTAAAATGCGTTTGACGCTGCCGCTGCGCTTCGGCCGCCGGCTGCTGTTCTGGATGCCGAATCGGCACAAGGACAAGCCGCTGGGTGAACGCCTGCGGCTGGCGCTGCAGGAACTGGGGCCGGTCTGGATCAAGTTCGGCCAGATGATGTCGACCCGCCGCGATCTGTTTCCGCCGCAGATTGCCGATCAGCTGACTTTGTTGCAGGACCGGGTCGCGCCTTTCGACGGCGCGCTGGCGCGTAAACATATTGAACTGGCGATGGGCGGCCCGCTGGAAACCTGGTTCGACGATTTCGATCAGCAGCCGTTGGCCTCTGCTTCGATCGCGCAGGTGCATACCGCGCGGCTCAAAACCACCGGCCAGGAAGTGGTGCTGAAGGTGATCCGGCCGGATATCGGGCCGATCATCAAGGCCGACGTGCGCCTGATGTACCGTTTGGCCGGCTGGGTGCCGAAGCTGTTGCCGGACGGCCGCCGTCTGCGCCCGCGCGAAGTGGTGCGTGAGTACGAGAAAACCTTGCTGGACGAATTGAACCTGCTGCGCGAAGCGGCCAACGCCATTCAGCTGCGCCGCAATTTCGACGGCAGCCCGATGCTGTACGTACCGGAAGTTTATTCTGACTACTGCCGTGAAAGCGTATTGGTGATGGAGCGCATCTACGGCATTCCGGTCTCGGATATCGCCACGCTGGAGCAGCAGGGCACCAACATGAAGCTGTTGGCGGAACGCGGCGTTCAGGTGTTCTTTACCCAGGTATTCCGCGACAGCTTCTTCCATGCGGACATGCATCCCGGTAATATTTTCGTCAGCTACGAACATCCGGAAGATCCTTGCTATATCGGCATCGACTGCGGCATCGTCGGCTCGCTGAACAAGGATGATAAACGCTACCTGGCGGAAAATTTCATCGCCTTCTTCAACCGTGATTACCGCAAGGTGGCGGAACTGCACGTCGACTCCGGTTGGGTGCCGCGCGACACTAATGTGGAAGACTTTGAATTCGCCATCCGCACCGTGTGCGAGCCGATTTTCGAGAAACCGCTGGCGGAGATTTCCTTCGGCAACGTGCTGCTGAACCTGTTCAACACCGCACGCCGCTTCAATATGGAAGTGCAGCCGCAGCTGGTGTTATTGCAGAAGACCTTGCTGTATGTTGAAGGACTGGGGCGCCAGCTCTACCCGCAGCTGGATCTGTGGACCACGGCCAAGCCGTTCCTCGAGAGCTGGCTGCGCGATCAGGTCGGCATCCCTGCCGTGGTGCGCGCGCTCAAAGAAAAAGCGCCGTTCTGGGCGGAGAAGCTGCCGGAACTGCCCGAGCTGTTTTACGACAGCCTGCAGCAGCATAAACTGTTGCAACAAAGCGTTGATAAGCTGACCAACCAAATGCAGGCTCAGCGGGTTCGTCAGGGGCAGTCACGTTATTTGTTCGGCGTTGGCGCTACACTCTTGGTAAGCGGCACGCTGTTGCTGCTGGGGCAAATCGAGGTGTTTCCTGCCTGGATGATGGCCGCCGGCATCGTATGCTGGGTGATTGGCTGGAAGCGAACCACCTGA
- the udp gene encoding uridine phosphorylase: protein MSQSDVFHLGLTKNDLQGAQLAIVPGDPQRVEKIAKLMENPVHLASHREFTTWRAELDGKAVIVCSTGIGGPSTSIAVEELAQLGIRTFLRIGTTGAIQANINVGDVLVTTAAVRLDGASLHFAPMEFPAVADFACTTALVEAAKASGATTHIGVTASSDTFYPGQERYDTYSGRVVSRFKGSMEEWQAMGVMNYEMESATLLTMCASQGLRAGMVAGVIVNRTQQEIPNAETMKNTESKAVQIVVDAARRLL, encoded by the coding sequence ATGTCTCAGTCTGACGTTTTTCATCTCGGCCTCACCAAGAACGATTTACAAGGGGCCCAGCTTGCCATCGTGCCGGGCGATCCGCAGCGCGTAGAGAAGATTGCCAAGCTGATGGAAAATCCGGTGCATCTGGCCTCCCATCGTGAATTCACTACCTGGCGCGCGGAGCTGGACGGCAAGGCGGTGATCGTCTGCTCTACCGGTATCGGCGGCCCCTCTACTTCTATCGCGGTGGAAGAGTTGGCGCAGCTGGGCATTCGCACCTTCCTGCGCATCGGCACCACCGGCGCCATTCAGGCGAACATCAACGTCGGCGACGTGCTGGTCACCACGGCGGCGGTACGCCTCGACGGCGCCAGCCTGCACTTTGCGCCGATGGAGTTCCCGGCGGTCGCGGACTTCGCCTGCACCACCGCGCTGGTGGAAGCGGCCAAGGCCAGCGGCGCCACCACGCACATTGGCGTGACCGCCTCTTCCGATACCTTCTATCCGGGCCAGGAACGTTACGATACCTACTCCGGCCGCGTAGTCAGCCGTTTCAAAGGCTCGATGGAAGAATGGCAAGCGATGGGCGTGATGAACTATGAAATGGAATCCGCAACGCTGCTGACCATGTGCGCCAGCCAGGGCCTGCGTGCTGGCATGGTGGCCGGGGTGATCGTGAACCGCACCCAGCAAGAGATCCCGAACGCCGAGACCATGAAAAACACCGAAAGCAAAGCGGTGCAGATCGTGGTGGACGCTGCCCGCCGTCTGCTGTAA
- the ubiJ gene encoding ubiquinone biosynthesis protein UbiJ — translation MLFTPLLTGALETSLNNLLFRDRSMKAARQRLAGKVLRIELEELASPLVLVFSELRVDVLGQSEDSADCTVRSRIPALLKLRDRQQLPVLMRSGELTVEGDIQVVQQLVGLLDLAEWDPAEWLAPYIGDIAAQGITQALGKGASLLKTGFMRRQQDMAEALTEEWRLAPGPLEVVWFNEEVDALARSAEALSARMDKLEGKR, via the coding sequence ATGCTGTTTACCCCTCTGCTGACCGGTGCGCTGGAAACCTCGCTGAATAATCTGCTGTTTCGCGATCGCAGCATGAAAGCCGCTCGCCAACGCCTGGCGGGCAAGGTGCTGCGTATCGAACTGGAAGAGCTGGCTTCACCGCTGGTGCTGGTGTTCAGCGAACTGCGCGTGGACGTGCTGGGGCAGTCTGAGGACAGCGCCGATTGCACCGTGCGCAGCCGCATTCCCGCCTTACTGAAGCTGCGCGATCGCCAGCAGTTGCCGGTGCTGATGCGCAGCGGCGAATTGACGGTGGAAGGCGATATTCAGGTGGTGCAACAGCTGGTTGGCCTGCTCGATCTGGCGGAGTGGGATCCGGCGGAGTGGCTGGCGCCCTATATCGGCGATATCGCCGCCCAGGGCATTACGCAGGCGCTGGGAAAAGGCGCCTCGCTGCTGAAAACCGGCTTTATGCGCCGGCAGCAGGACATGGCGGAGGCATTGACGGAAGAGTGGCGTCTGGCACCGGGGCCGCTGGAAGTGGTGTGGTTCAACGAGGAAGTTGATGCACTCGCCCGCAGCGCGGAAGCGCTGTCTGCCCGCATGGACAAGTTGGAGGGCAAGCGATGA
- a CDS encoding tyrosine-protein phosphatase — MTAQILLHPSLAPLDGGINFRDFGGNGVADGRRIKRGLLFRSGSLERLTENDCTFLAGVPVRSVLDYRDADEVQAKPDILWNGADYHHVPANPLSSEVNANLEKLTNETLAAFDARAFMLELYRRLPFGNAAYQRLAQLLSNPGSGAIVQHCAVGKDRTGVGSALVLFALGADEATVLEDYLLTETTLATFREQMLDQLSIKLNAAALEQFAYVLSAREEFLMTALGCIRQQYGSTDRWLEAEYGLGAAQREALQAFYLE, encoded by the coding sequence ATGACCGCCCAGATCCTGCTTCATCCTTCGCTCGCGCCGCTCGACGGCGGCATCAATTTTCGCGACTTCGGCGGCAACGGCGTGGCCGACGGGCGCCGCATCAAGCGCGGCCTGCTGTTCCGCTCCGGTTCCCTCGAGCGGCTGACGGAAAACGACTGCACCTTTCTCGCCGGCGTGCCGGTGCGCTCGGTGCTGGACTACCGCGATGCCGACGAGGTGCAGGCCAAGCCGGATATTCTGTGGAATGGCGCCGACTATCACCACGTGCCGGCCAACCCGCTGAGCAGCGAAGTCAACGCCAACCTGGAGAAGCTCACCAACGAAACGTTGGCCGCTTTCGACGCCCGCGCGTTCATGCTGGAGCTGTATCGCCGCCTGCCGTTCGGCAATGCGGCCTATCAGCGGTTGGCACAGCTGTTGAGTAATCCTGGCAGTGGCGCCATCGTGCAACACTGCGCGGTCGGCAAGGATCGCACCGGGGTCGGTTCGGCGCTGGTGCTGTTCGCGCTGGGCGCCGACGAAGCGACGGTGCTGGAAGACTATCTGCTGACCGAAACCACGCTGGCCACTTTCCGCGAGCAGATGCTGGATCAGTTGTCTATCAAGCTGAATGCGGCGGCGCTGGAGCAATTCGCCTACGTGCTCAGCGCGCGCGAGGAGTTCCTGATGACGGCGTTGGGCTGCATCCGTCAGCAATACGGTTCCACCGACCGTTGGCTGGAAGCGGAATACGGCCTGGGCGCGGCCCAGCGCGAAGCGCTGCAGGCGTTCTACCTCGAGTAA
- a CDS encoding phosphoribosyltransferase, with protein sequence MGVDVSHNRIVTFNAEHDHRVVTSIDKNPKIKRIGKNPKVTVFSIYRRTKTGDYERDGNPLIYALKGLHRYTITNADLYRFRPSFYAILTNTVAKVTQGPRVVLVMPSSSPLVFQFARKVARGLGCELIKNAFSKRTAGEMLSDFELAKPMIKQSHKSDVHKVIAELTKAPVNSIFSMKHVPNRVREYFCPLKMNPQFDVTVLQEIEVILVDDLLSTGTTLVSAANELSRFNVSCTQSVCLLSDLS encoded by the coding sequence TTGGGTGTCGATGTCAGTCACAATAGAATTGTGACATTTAATGCTGAGCACGATCATAGAGTCGTAACTAGTATCGATAAGAATCCAAAAATCAAGCGGATAGGGAAAAATCCAAAGGTTACTGTTTTTAGTATTTATCGCCGAACAAAAACCGGTGATTACGAACGCGATGGAAACCCGCTCATCTATGCCCTTAAGGGGTTACATCGATATACTATTACAAATGCGGATTTATACCGTTTTAGGCCGTCCTTTTATGCAATTCTCACTAATACAGTAGCGAAAGTAACGCAGGGACCAAGGGTGGTTCTCGTGATGCCTTCATCTTCTCCGCTGGTATTTCAATTCGCACGGAAAGTAGCCAGAGGTCTTGGATGTGAGTTGATCAAAAATGCGTTTTCAAAACGTACGGCTGGCGAGATGTTGTCAGATTTTGAGCTTGCTAAACCAATGATAAAGCAATCTCATAAATCAGATGTTCATAAGGTTATTGCTGAGTTAACTAAAGCGCCAGTTAATAGTATCTTTTCCATGAAACATGTCCCTAATCGTGTTAGGGAATATTTTTGTCCCCTCAAGATGAATCCACAGTTCGATGTTACTGTTTTGCAAGAAATTGAGGTTATACTTGTTGATGATTTACTTTCGACCGGTACAACTCTAGTTAGTGCGGCCAATGAGCTTAGTCGGTTCAACGTGAGTTGTACTCAGTCAGTATGTTTGCTAAGCGATCTTAGCTAA
- the ubiE gene encoding bifunctional demethylmenaquinone methyltransferase/2-methoxy-6-polyprenyl-1,4-benzoquinol methylase UbiE, translating into MADQPQETTDFGFRTVARDEKQAMVADVFHSVAAKYDVMNDLMSFGIHRIWKRFTIDCSGVRRGQRVLDLAGGTGDLAAKFSRMVGEQGQVVLADINDSMLKMGREKLRDRGIVGNINYVQANAEALPFPDNYFDCITISFGLRNVTDKDKALRSMFRVLKPGGRLLVLEFSKPLLAPLSKAYDAYSFHVLPKIGELVVKDPDSYRYLAESIRMHPDQETLKGMMGNAGFENVTYFNLTGGIVALHRGFKF; encoded by the coding sequence ATGGCAGATCAACCGCAGGAAACCACCGATTTCGGTTTTCGCACCGTCGCTAGAGACGAAAAACAGGCCATGGTGGCGGACGTTTTTCATTCGGTAGCGGCAAAGTATGACGTGATGAACGACCTGATGTCGTTCGGCATCCACCGTATCTGGAAGCGTTTCACCATTGACTGCAGCGGCGTGCGCCGTGGGCAGCGCGTGCTGGATCTGGCCGGCGGTACCGGCGATCTGGCGGCCAAGTTCTCCCGCATGGTCGGCGAGCAGGGGCAGGTGGTGCTGGCGGACATCAACGATTCGATGCTGAAGATGGGACGCGAGAAGCTGCGCGATCGCGGCATCGTCGGCAACATCAATTACGTGCAGGCCAACGCCGAAGCGCTGCCGTTCCCGGACAATTACTTCGATTGCATCACCATCTCCTTTGGCCTGCGCAACGTCACCGACAAAGACAAAGCGCTGCGCTCGATGTTCCGCGTACTGAAGCCGGGCGGCCGCCTGCTGGTGCTGGAATTCTCCAAGCCGCTGCTGGCGCCGCTGAGCAAAGCTTACGATGCCTACTCGTTCCACGTATTGCCGAAGATCGGCGAGCTGGTGGTGAAGGATCCGGACAGCTACCGCTACCTGGCGGAATCGATCCGCATGCACCCCGATCAGGAAACTCTGAAGGGCATGATGGGCAACGCCGGTTTTGAAAACGTCACCTATTTCAACCTGACCGGTGGGATTGTCGCCCTGCATCGCGGCTTCAAGTTCTGA
- a CDS encoding DedA family protein codes for MSLNDVINWVSDVVRQHEGWAIPIIFFLAFGESLAFLSLLLPATVILLALGALIGESGIAFWPIWAAAAVGAFFGDWLSYWIGYHYQDRVAHMWPLSRNPQLLARGHAFFERWGVLGIFIGRFFGPLRAVVPLVGGICGMPQRYFQLANVTSAMIWAFGILAPGAFGIKWLSQWLG; via the coding sequence TTGAGCCTCAATGACGTTATCAACTGGGTCAGCGACGTCGTGCGTCAGCACGAAGGCTGGGCCATTCCCATCATCTTCTTCCTGGCGTTCGGCGAGTCGCTGGCGTTTTTGTCTCTGCTGCTGCCGGCCACGGTGATCCTGCTGGCGCTGGGCGCGCTGATCGGCGAAAGCGGCATCGCCTTTTGGCCGATTTGGGCCGCTGCCGCCGTCGGGGCGTTTTTCGGCGACTGGCTCTCTTACTGGATCGGCTATCACTATCAGGACCGCGTGGCGCATATGTGGCCGCTGTCGCGCAATCCACAACTGCTGGCGCGCGGCCACGCGTTCTTTGAACGCTGGGGCGTGCTAGGCATCTTCATCGGCCGCTTCTTCGGCCCGCTGCGCGCCGTGGTGCCGCTGGTGGGCGGCATTTGCGGGATGCCGCAGCGTTATTTCCAGTTGGCCAACGTCACGTCGGCGATGATCTGGGCGTTCGGCATTCTGGCGCCGGGGGCATTCGGCATCAAGTGGCTCAGCCAGTGGCTGGGCTGA
- the metE gene encoding 5-methyltetrahydropteroyltriglutamate--homocysteine S-methyltransferase: MGNMTMAILNHTLGFPRVGLRRELKKAQESYWAGNSTQEELLAVGRELRARHWQQQQQAGVDLVPVGDFAWYDHVLTTSLLLGNVPARHQNADGSIDLDTLFRIGRGRAPTGEPAAAAEMTKWFNTNYHYMVPEFQQGQQFKLGWTQLLDEVDEALALGHRIKPVLLGPLTYLWLGKVKGEPFDRLSLLKDILPVYQQVLAELAKRGVEWVQIDEPALVLELPQAWLDAFKPAYDALQGQVKLLLTTYFDSVGHNLDTIRTLPVQGLHVDLVAGHDDIAALSAALPNDWLLSLGVINGRNVWRADLSRWFERLQPLVGTRPLWIGTSCSLLHSPIDLSVESRLDEEVKSWFAFALQKCAELALLTAALNAPDGAKQAELDAYSAPIRARRQSSRVHNPQVERRLAAITAQDSERHSAYAERARAQRERFNLPAWPTTTIGSFPQTTEIRGLRLDFKQGRLDGNNYRTSIGEHIKQAIVEQERLGLDVLVHGEAERNDMVEYFGENLDGFVFTQNGWVQSYGSRCVKPPVIIGDVSRPEAITVEWAKFAQSLTDKPVKGMLTGPVTILCWSFPREDVTREVIAKQIALALRDEVEDLEKAGIGIIQIDEPALREGLPLRQSDWAAYLKWAVDAFKLNAAVARDDTQIHTHMCYCEFNDIMDSIAALDADVITIETSRSDMDLLEAFKEFEYPNEIGPGVYDIHSPNVPSVEWIEALLRKAAQNIPAERLWVNPDCGLKTRGWPETRQSLANMVLAAQRLREHA; this comes from the coding sequence ATGGGGAATATGACGATGGCAATTTTGAATCACACACTGGGTTTTCCTCGCGTTGGGCTACGACGTGAGTTGAAAAAAGCTCAGGAAAGCTACTGGGCCGGCAACTCAACGCAGGAAGAGCTGTTGGCGGTTGGCCGCGAGCTGCGCGCTCGTCATTGGCAACAGCAACAGCAGGCCGGGGTGGATTTGGTGCCGGTCGGCGATTTCGCCTGGTACGATCATGTGTTGACTACCAGCCTGCTGCTGGGCAACGTGCCGGCGCGCCATCAGAATGCGGATGGCTCGATCGATCTGGACACGCTGTTTCGCATCGGCCGTGGCCGAGCACCGACCGGCGAGCCGGCGGCCGCGGCGGAAATGACCAAATGGTTTAACACCAACTACCACTACATGGTGCCCGAATTCCAGCAAGGCCAGCAGTTCAAGCTGGGCTGGACTCAGCTGCTGGACGAAGTGGACGAAGCGCTGGCGCTCGGCCATCGCATCAAGCCGGTGCTGCTGGGCCCGCTGACCTATCTGTGGCTGGGTAAGGTGAAGGGCGAGCCGTTCGACCGTCTGTCGCTGCTGAAAGATATCCTGCCGGTTTACCAACAGGTGCTGGCCGAGCTGGCGAAACGCGGTGTCGAGTGGGTGCAAATTGATGAACCTGCGCTGGTGCTGGAGCTGCCGCAAGCCTGGCTGGATGCGTTCAAACCGGCTTACGACGCGCTGCAGGGGCAGGTGAAGCTGCTGCTGACCACGTATTTCGACAGCGTCGGCCACAACCTCGACACCATTCGCACGCTGCCGGTGCAGGGGCTGCACGTCGATCTGGTCGCCGGCCATGACGATATTGCCGCGCTGAGTGCCGCATTGCCGAACGACTGGCTGCTGTCGCTGGGGGTGATCAACGGCCGCAACGTCTGGCGCGCCGATCTGAGCCGCTGGTTCGAACGTCTGCAGCCGCTGGTGGGCACCCGCCCGCTGTGGATCGGCACCTCCTGTTCACTGCTGCACAGCCCGATCGACCTGAGCGTGGAAAGCCGTCTGGACGAAGAAGTGAAAAGCTGGTTCGCCTTCGCGCTGCAAAAATGCGCCGAGCTGGCACTGCTGACTGCGGCGCTGAACGCGCCTGACGGGGCCAAGCAGGCCGAACTGGACGCCTACAGTGCGCCGATTCGCGCCCGCCGTCAGTCGAGCCGCGTGCATAACCCACAGGTTGAGCGCCGCCTGGCCGCGATCACCGCGCAGGACAGCGAACGCCATAGCGCTTACGCCGAACGTGCCAGGGCGCAGCGCGAGCGTTTCAACCTGCCGGCCTGGCCGACCACCACCATCGGTTCGTTCCCGCAGACCACCGAGATCCGCGGCCTGCGTCTGGACTTCAAACAGGGCCGTTTGGACGGCAACAACTACCGCACCAGCATCGGTGAGCACATCAAACAGGCGATCGTCGAGCAGGAGCGCCTCGGGCTGGACGTGCTGGTGCACGGTGAAGCCGAGCGCAACGACATGGTGGAGTATTTCGGCGAGAACCTCGACGGCTTCGTGTTTACCCAAAACGGTTGGGTGCAGAGCTACGGCTCCCGCTGCGTGAAGCCGCCGGTCATCATCGGTGACGTCAGCCGCCCGGAAGCCATCACCGTCGAATGGGCCAAATTCGCCCAGTCGCTGACCGACAAGCCGGTGAAAGGCATGTTGACCGGGCCGGTGACCATCCTGTGCTGGTCGTTCCCGCGTGAAGACGTGACCCGCGAAGTGATTGCCAAGCAGATTGCGCTGGCGCTGCGCGACGAAGTAGAGGATTTGGAAAAAGCCGGCATCGGCATCATCCAGATCGACGAACCCGCCCTGCGCGAAGGGCTGCCGCTGCGTCAATCCGACTGGGCCGCTTACCTGAAGTGGGCGGTGGACGCCTTCAAACTGAACGCCGCCGTGGCGCGGGACGACACCCAGATCCACACCCACATGTGTTACTGCGAGTTCAACGACATCATGGACTCCATCGCCGCGCTGGACGCCGACGTGATCACCATCGAGACCTCGCGTTCCGATATGGATCTGCTGGAAGCCTTCAAGGAGTTCGAATACCCGAACGAAATCGGGCCGGGCGTCTACGATATCCACTCGCCGAACGTGCCGAGCGTGGAATGGATTGAAGCGCTGCTGCGTAAAGCGGCGCAGAACATCCCGGCGGAACGCCTGTGGGTTAACCCGGATTGCGGCCTGAAAACCCGCGGCTGGCCAGAAACCCGGCAGTCGCTGGCCAACATGGTATTGGCGGCACAGCGCCTGCGCGAGCACGCGTGA
- a CDS encoding dienelactone hydrolase family protein: MKTEHVMTLEQAQGGFAPAAAPLAASAIITDEQGIHAGQTTIPSQGDALPAYVAKPADQSGPFPIVLVVQEIFGVHEHIQDLCRRLAKQGYLAIAPELYFRQGDANDYTDIGELFQQLVTKVPDRQVLSDLDHAAHWAIRHGGDAGKLAITGFCWGGRITWLYAAHNPQLKAAVAWYGKLVGEKTLNSPKQPVDVATHLSAPVLGLYGGQDSGIPLETVETMRQAIRAANAEAEIVVYPEVGHAFNADYRPSYNAEAAQDGWQRMLAWFAQHGVK, encoded by the coding sequence ATGAAAACCGAACATGTGATGACATTAGAACAGGCTCAGGGGGGATTCGCCCCGGCCGCCGCGCCGTTGGCCGCCTCCGCGATTATCACCGACGAACAGGGCATTCACGCCGGGCAAACGACCATCCCTTCTCAGGGCGACGCCCTGCCGGCCTACGTCGCCAAACCCGCCGACCAGAGCGGCCCCTTCCCCATCGTCCTCGTGGTGCAGGAAATCTTCGGCGTCCATGAACATATTCAGGATCTGTGCCGCCGCCTGGCCAAGCAGGGCTATCTGGCGATCGCGCCCGAGCTCTATTTCCGCCAGGGCGACGCCAACGACTACACCGATATCGGCGAGCTGTTCCAGCAGCTGGTCACCAAGGTGCCGGATCGTCAGGTGCTGTCGGATCTGGATCACGCCGCGCACTGGGCTATCCGCCACGGCGGCGACGCCGGCAAGCTGGCGATCACCGGTTTCTGCTGGGGTGGCCGCATCACCTGGCTGTACGCGGCGCACAACCCGCAGTTGAAGGCGGCGGTCGCCTGGTACGGCAAACTGGTTGGCGAGAAAACGCTGAATTCACCGAAGCAACCGGTCGACGTCGCCACCCACCTGTCGGCGCCGGTGCTGGGGCTGTATGGCGGGCAGGATAGCGGCATCCCGCTGGAGACGGTGGAAACCATGCGTCAGGCGATCCGCGCCGCCAACGCCGAGGCCGAAATCGTGGTGTACCCCGAGGTCGGGCATGCGTTCAACGCCGACTATCGCCCCAGCTACAACGCCGAAGCGGCGCAAGACGGCTGGCAGCGCATGCTGGCGTGGTTCGCCCAGCACGGCGTCAAATAA